TGCAGCCTTCCGCTTTCAccttgacctttttttttccccttactgCCATGAATGACGCATCCGCATGTACACTCACATTTTGTGAGTGCACACACAGGCATGCGAACATTGTTTGCTACaccctttctttcttcatttataCAACTTCTGTGTTATAACCAAATGTTACAGTTATTTTGCACAGTAACCTAatgcacagctgcttttttatcTAATGTCTGCAATGGCCAGTAACCCACCTTCATAGCCacaaaacctttcagaaaagtGTCTCTCTTACCTGAACACACGGTTTTGGCTCCCTGTTGTGGTAAACCCTCAAGAATCCAGTTCCATTATATACTTCTGTCAACACAGATGCTATCAGCTGCTCGAGGTACAGTCATACCACTGATTTGGAAGCTGAAGGAGCTTTTCGATCAAGATGAGGGTCAAGCAGTATCAAATAACACACGTACAATCACCACCTCTGTTCTCCTAATAGaggtatttctaaaaatatgtaCAATCATGCTTTTCCTTACAATGCTCCTCTTGCATTACTATAAAAATTTCAATGACGTCTTCAGAGTAACATATGGTTGTTGACTTCAATGAACTCTCAACTGTACTACCACATTCTCTTTAcacaaatgtttatttcatcATCCATTTGAGAAACAAGCAGTTCCACTCTCAAGAAAAGGCACAGATGATGATAAATAATGCTACAAAGGTGTTTTGATAATTAAGATGACTTGTTtggctgcaggtttttttcattctcaggAAGGGGTTTGTGAGTGCCACATTTTTCTGAGTGGTGTTTCGGATACCGCCTACAAAATGGGCTCTTGGTATTCTGATCTTTTACAAATGATGTCTGATAAATGGTTAAGCCATCCTCGCTGCTAGGAACGGAGTCATGAGCCCATAGGAAGAAGTTTTGTGAGTTCTGTTGCTGTCTCTCTGGTTCAACCTTCCTCCGGCCCAtaccctagaaaaaaaaaatcagaagaaaaattcatgTAAACATATGACTTATAATCACAGTTTCACAGATGAATCTTGTAACAGTCACTACCCCACTGGGAAGTTAACAAAGCTGTTACTACAGTGATTTCAAGAACTCATGGCTGATCTTTagtaagttaaaaataatattattagACTTGCCTGTATGAACATTTCTGGTTGCATATATAATGGGAAATGTGTTGACCTTCCACCTCGTAGTACTAATAAATCCCTTatactttgcatttctgtagcaTACTATATACTCAAGGCTATTTAGCTATACTCGGCTACATTAATCTTCAGAGTAACCCAAAGAAACAGGTTAATAATTTTATGTTCAGACTGCAAGAAAGAAACTGAGATAGACCATGAAATCTGATTCTTCAAAGCTATCCCTTGTGTGTCCAAACACAAAGAGACAGAGCCTGATTTTCACACTCCATAGCTTGCAGGAAATTTATTTGGAATTATGGTTGATTAGTATCTGTAAAATTATGAGACACTGCACAAAGTGCACAGAAATGGCAGTTAGTCAGTGAATAATGAGTATCAAAAAACCCTAGCTGTAAGAGCCCAAAGTTAGACAAACTTTCACAATTCGCTGCTTCCTCCTCTATTCATTATCTTGTGAAGTGCACTATTTCTTTCAATGCCTAGAAAACTGTCAACAATCtaagaaaagtggaaaaacgTGAAACTGTTGCACATACAGCAAAGCCTCACACAAtttaaattctattaaaaattgtGGCTTCTGCAACATACATTTAAACAGTTATATTATAAAGAGATGCGGATGGGAAAATAATACATTCTGGAGATATATTGTGTGTCCCCTATGGATTTCGGTGAAACTTATGATAAAGATGAGTCTGAATCAAATATGTGGGGCTGTGAATTATGAGTGGCTGACACCCCTATAAAAGTTCATCACAAGGCAAATCACTTCTAGCAGCCTAATAGGACTGTAACTTGTTACAAAACCATGTTAGGACATAGAAAATAGGATCTCTAGAAAATGTCTGTCAGAGGCCCTAATCATCGGGTTTTTGTTCCCCTTGAATTCTGTTACTTTCAATGACCGTGTGTGCTGCTGTATAGCTGTGCCAGCCTCAGGGAAGTCCCATCCCTATActaaaaaaaagtgtgttttcctttgctgtatatatttttcttttctcacaaTTTTTAGCATCTATAATGTTTGCACAAGAGAAAATAGATAGTGTTTAATCTCTGGCAGACAGATGCATGAACTTGCTTGATTTTCTCAGTGCTGGGTACTTACCAAATCAAAATACTCTCCTACATTCTGTAGACAGTGTCTGTTGTcatgagaagaaaatggaaagttttTGTTCACTGctctctgaaaagaagaaattatagcaaaaaaaatatgaattttcaCATACCTTGTTTGGAGTCCACTAGTCTTAGTTCTTATATTCTGACAGATGCTGAAACTAAAGCTGCCTGTGTTCTAACACGGAAGTCATATATTAAATCTTCAACTGCACCCTCATTATATTATAATTTTACAAAATCATCAGGAGAATTTGCATTCCCTTGACTTGCTGACTATATATGATTAATATAAAAGCGTGAATTTTCAAATAAGGAATGATACATTCTGTCTGCAAGCAGCAAAATACTAGATCTATGTCAGGATTGCCCTGTTTGATTCACTAGTAAGCCTAAAGCTAATTAAAATTAACTACAGAAGGGACCTCAAAACTGAATTAATCTATGATTTATGTACTGAATGTCATGTACACTGCTTGTTGCAGGGGAAGTAGAGGAAGTATTAATTGCATAACTAATTTATAATCTCATTCTTTAACATAATGTTCATCCAGTCACTAAAATGAAACCAgagtttcagaagaaaaaaggacaacTGCAAAAgaaccattttaaaattcatttaacatatttaactttttaaaagtttgtttatTATGTATCATTGTCATGTTATTACAATAGCTAAAAATTGAAACATTGCAAACTCTTCTGGACTATTAGATTGCCTCTGTTCTTCCCCAAGCATAACTTTCCTGCTTCATGCTGGGAACtttatatttcttctgtaaacGCTCTagcaatttttacttttaatgtggtgaaatacatttttcatcttccaaCTATGATATATTCATCTCCAAACGGAAGAGCAAGTTTTAAATGtaacacagtttaaaaaaatgtgtttcaagaGTATGTGAATCTGAATAATTTCTAATGATAAATGTAACTGGATGACTGATCCAGCAAGAAGAATCACTAAATACAAAATATGCATGCATGGAGTCAGCTGCGTGATcatatcttaaaatatttggcaCACTAGACAGATTATCTACCTTTTTTAGGTACGTACCACAAGTTCACTTGTTTTCTCATACAGGTTCAAGTAGACTACAGTTTAATGGATAAGTAAATTCAATTGATATATTCTCatatatgtgtttaaaaataagtacCTTCTAAGTCAGTAAAATGTAAGACTTAGTAAAATATCCTACTGCAAGTACATGTCAATCTTAACATTTTAGGAATAGCATTTATTACTAGTGCTTATATGCTACAGGATAATTGAAAACCAAGATGGTAAATATTGAATATTGTCTCTTGGAAGGATTCCCCATATTAActaatggttaaaaaaaaaatctattacagAATAATTACAGGACTATCATGAAGTAAGAAATGAGAGGTAATATAAGCTTAAACAATACTGTATttcttagaaaattaattaaccTCACAGCCAGTGAGTTCCCTCATACAGAGATTAGAGACATCCAGCTTCTCATGCAGTGAGCTTCCAACACTCTTATCAGCACTTGTTAAAAATGTCACATAAACAAACTCCCTCAGATTGTTCCTGTGACATCACGTTGTAGCCTTTAACGCATCTTTGTACTCTCACCACTGATTTCATGTAATTCCTCATTTATGACAGATAGGAATTCCACTTACTGTTTTTAACAGTGAAGGGCTGGTAAATACAAGACAAAAACAACCAGGTGAACAGTCCTACTATTGTTGATAAAAGGTCCATCTGACCTGGTTCACCTTTTCAGACAGTGGCTAAGGCAAGATGCTCCACAGAAAGTTATACGTACTATCAACATAATGCATACTTATGTTACAGTATAATCTCCTCCTTTTCACTAGCCTCAAGCCTCCCTTTTAAATATTCCTTCCTAGCccatttctgctcttcattATAGCAAACTCTGTGAAATGAACTCAATGTAATTGCTATGCttatagaaaatgaaaacagaaaatcttctGTGCCCAAAGTGGATGGGTAAAGCAAAGCTCAGTCTGATGATAAAATAAGCACATAAAAATGTGCTTATGAAAttctaacattttaaatacttctgattttaaaatactggattttgtttgtttccaagATTGTCCCAAATCCCCTCATATTTAAGCAAGccttaaaaacatttcacatgGGAAGCTTCTAACTTTTTAATGATCAAAAAACCAGTCTTATCCCTGAATATATAGGATTTCTGACATTCAAATCAAAACAGATCATCAAATTTCAATTAAACATTCTTATAGGGCTTTACACACAGGTTTTGGAAGATAGATCATAATATATTCTGGCACACAAATGTGTTTCGAACAGCTAGAGCGGCTAATAAAAGAGTAACTGGTGCTGGAAATCAGCAACAACTACAGCAGGACTTTGAGAATCCAAAATTACAACCAAGTAACAGTGAAATCTGTTTCTTCCTTAACACAGCTAGGAATCATTTTACTCCCTGAGGCACAAAGTCTGCCAGTCCGCTATGACTGCTTTGCTAACTCTGTAAGTGCTATTCTTACTTATAACTTAGCAAGTGATATCTTGCAAAAAGAGAGCTCTTGAAATTGACTGTATTGCCACAGCAACTCACCTGCTCCTGAGCTCTGTATGCTAGCGGCAATCTATCCTCAGTACCCTGAGCTGCTTCTGAGTCCTGGACCTGTTTTAGTGCAGAGCTTGTAGGTGACTCAGGTTGACTCTGCCACACTCCAGAGTgagaaaactagaaaataaagaaaattgtgatctatttagaaaaaaagccaacaacaacaaaaaaacaaatacatctgATCACCAATGTAGGCAAACTTgtattttcccatttattttttattatttggagTATAGCAGCACCTAGTGGCCTCTGGAAAAATCAGGAGCCTCCCACATACAACACAATCCCTACCATAAAAATCTTACAACATAGACCAGTAACCGGACAACAATATTATTTCTCCAGGAAGTTTCTGACAACTGTTTATATGGTGATAATTCAACTAGCAAAACCACATATGCtataacacctttttttttgcccaTGCTGTTGTGCATAGTAAGGTCACACATAGGTTTGAAAGCACAAAATTTCTGGGAACAGCTCAGCGAAACATTAGGCCCAGGGGTTCGGAGAGGGAAGAACAGCCTATGCCAGGTGCACATCGCAGCGCCCCAGGACGCCAAGGCATCCCAGCCCAGGGCCCAAAACGTGAGAGGCAGCACTTCTCTTGAGGCTGAGAACCCAGGCAAACGTCAGCTagcattttcagaagttaatCAGCTAAATATAAAGTTAAGACGCTTTCCAGTGCTGTTagaaaaatgggggggggggggggggggggggggggttggggaaATCCTGCCAGAGTTTCTTTTAGCATTACTTCCCCTGGATACCTAGGgcactttttcttcctaaaaatcAGGGATGGGAAACCGCGTTTGTGGCTAAAGACAAAGTCACCCCTCCCAAGCTTTTTCGAGTGTTTAAGGCTAAAAaagccctggggagctgggggctccCGGCCGGCCCTCACCCATGCTCCAgcgtgctgctggctggggcgGTGCCCCCTGCCTCTGGGCATGGCTCTGCTCTGCAAGGCCCCTGGCCTGCTGCTGCCGCTTGTCCTGCTCACAAACTGGGGCAGCGCCAGGGGAACCCCCCACCGTGACATCAGACCCGGCTGTGACATCAGACCCGCCATGATGTCTGACCTGCAGTGACATCAGACCCACCCTGATGCATCACTAAGTGATTCTGGTGCTGGAGGAACAGCCTGACGGGCAAAGGCAGTGCTGCTCTTATCCCTCTGCTGGGCcgccagggcagggggagttGGTAAAAGTATGGAATGCTGCCTTGAAGTAGGAGAGAAATggaattccatttaaaaatgaattagtTCTGCACAATTACTGCAATGACACTTCACAATAATGTGAATATAACAATAATGGTAATAGCTGAAGAAAGGAGGAtcatttctgaggaaaaaactAAGGATGTTATGTATATTGTTTTAAAGTTGTAACCTCAAGCTCTTCTTAAAATCActttacacatacacacaccttAATCACCTACACaaacaatttttgtttaaaaacctgACAGCACTgtaaaggtaattttttttgcctttgagtTTGAGCATATTATTTCACTGTCAGCGTGCTCTGCCAGAAAGCACTGCCCTGGCAGAaacccagcagcaccagtgtCCCTCAAGGAATATGGGGGTAGGGGGATGCCATCTACACTTGCCTACTGGCCAGAAAAATCCCTAGTCCGTTCATCTGTGTTACAGACATAGTCCCCGAGATGGATAtagcagaatatattttttttataacattttgtAACATGTTTTTATGGACAAGGAAGTGGAGAGCCAACTGAAATGTAAGGCTTctttcacagaatgaaaaactgGGGCACAAAGCCCTTGCTTACTGTGAAATAAGGCTGTGGGTGAGCTGGAGACAAGGCAGAACTTCTCACTAAATTAAGCACAAACCAAGACTTTGCCTCCTTGGCCTTGACAGACTGTAAAGAACATGACACTTGTACGGCAAGCAGCCTGATTTCCAGTATATTGATATTCAAGGCTAGCTTATGTGGGAATCAGACACTATCGCTGGCAAatggaacaagaaaaaatacagtacttGTATTAGTTAAGTATGAATGATTCAGACAGTCACAGCCATTTACGAAGTGCAATTGCAAAGTTCCTGCAGGAAAATCTAGTTTTCCATCCTACTATCAGACACAGGTATAATATTTGGGAACACTAGCAGACATCATGATTTTTCAAGGCTTTCTTCTAAATGACCTAAATACTTGTTTCTCTACTTGTTGAGCTTTTCGTAATACAGATAAGAGCAATTATTTGGAACTTGTCATTATTCATGATGCCATGCTGAGTTACTTTTCAGTACAAAAGTAGGTAAATTGACTTTTATGATGATTTAGAGGCTAATGCAAGCCttgtttatgaaaaataagCTGTTGCAGATAATGCAattttgattaaagaaaaaaaacccaacaaaacccaacagttGTAAACAAGCTCTAAGAGCAACATGTTTTGGAATACTTTCATGACTGTACTGTCACGTCAGCCTCGGCTGTAATGAACTGCACCAATGTCTGAATGTGCCAGGATCAGCTCAGAAGGCTGTGTAGTTAACTCATGCTATTTTTAAGACTTAAGCCCGCGATAGAAACAACTAGAGAAGGATAAAGAATGTGACAGGCAGAGGAACCTGTCATTTGTTTTCGTTCTATTCTCTTAATTTTCAGATTAAGTAAATTGGTGCTCCTTACTGCAAACTCAGGCAGCACTTTTAAGGTATTACTCCACTAGAACCTCTTTTTTCTGAAGGGCTGCAAGTTTTGTATGTACTGCTGTTCTCCACTGAGATATGGGTAAAACTGAGAAAGTTTAAGGATGAAATATAAAAGGTCCCTTACCAACACCATGAAAAGATTCTAAGGGAAGATAAGGAATAAATAACTCATTTAAGGAAGAGTTGTGCCAGTCCACAATGGCAGTAGGCATAGGTCCAATATAATAAAAGCTTGActaaaactgctttaaaacattaccttaaataattgtatttcttaAATAGATTTTGTATGTGTATTTGCATACCAAAGTTCTTGCCATATTTATAATATTGTTGTTACTGCTAAAAGACTTATGCTTTGTGTTAGTAAAAATAGGTAAGATTAAGAGTATTTCAGCTTAGCTCACAAAGGAAACAAGGTTTACGCAACTGCACTTTCCGATTCTCGGATGCcataataattttcagattttcaggtCACTTTCAATCAACTTCGATagaaatgaagaattttgaAGATGACTAGGATCACCTAAGCTCAGCGAGGATCAGTGGCAGGACAGAAAAGTACCTCGGTAAAGAAAGGCAGGCCCTGGCCCTGTTGCTATGTGTGTTTAGGGGGATGATGACAGGCAGAGAACATTTGTACTTCCCAACCACTCACAAACTGTACTCTGTTGTGGCCTGGAGAATAAACAATCTAGTCTAAAAGGGTAACAATAAATATTAAGAATTCTTTGTGCACTATTCAAGGCACCATTTGCTTGCTTAAGCCATCACAGCTAGGCCTTTGTCAAATTAAACTAATGAACAAGAGGCCAGCACAACACATTCATGATCCCCCTAAAGGTAAGGTGCTCTGTCACAAAGTTTTCACTGGTTTCATTGAGAGTTATTCAGCATGTCCGTAAACCCCATCAGAAAGCCCTACTGGCCCATTTCCTTACCTAAGCTACCTAAGACGGCGGTTAGCAGTGTAGCAGTCCTAGTctcagggcagggctgggacaaCCGGGCACCAGAGCAGGCCCCAagggctgccagctccccaccaCACACAAACGCCCTGAAAACCACAGCACCTCACGCTCCCAGCAGTGCACACAGTGGCGCTACCAGACCAGCTGCTAATGGTGCAGCCCAAACACAACCACCCGCTTCGGTTCGGCACCCCTGAGCGACGAGACACCCCGCTGGGAGCGTCACACCAGCACCTCACCGGCCGCCATCGCCACCCTTCTCCTCACCCTCCGCCCCGCCCGCAAGCCCCACCCTCCGCGCTCTCCTATTGGCCAGAGCCCCCTTGCTCCGCCCCCAGCGCCCCGCGGGACTTGTCCGTAAGTGTCGCGAGAGGTGGCTGCTCCCGAGCCGgcgcgctgcccgcccccccgccggcagCGGGCGCTGACAGCGGCCTGCAGCGCCTCCGCGCCGctcgcccggccccggccccgcacggGCCGGCCCCGGCAGGCGAGTGGAAAATGGAGGAGCTCCGCGTTGTGGGGGCCGCCGCTTCTCTGAGGGGAGACGCGGAGGAGCCTAAGCAGGTGACGGCGCTTGGGGGGGCGCGTCTGTGCCCGGCAGCCGTAGCGGGAGGGGGCCCTGGCGCCGCCCCGGTGCCGCGGGCGGCCCGGCTgaggcgcggggggcggcggcgggctcggcggccgggcggggctGTACCACCGCCCACAGGGGTGTTTGCCGGGTGTCCTCCCGCCGGTCGGGCGGGTCAGGGAAtgctgctgggagggctggagtACAGGAGGGAACGTACTAATTATGATTAAGCTATAATTGTGAGCAGTATTTCTGTTGTTATGTTTAAGTGCAGCGTGCTGCCTTGTATTTACATAAATAGTGTCCTGTGGATCTGTTTTTCCCTTACCGTGTGCCGGTTCAAAGCTCTTTGCACGAGCTGGCAGCTGCGTTGGGCTGTATTTGAGGGGGAGCGCGCAGTGGTGAGGCGTGCGTACCGAGTGAGGTTGGCTTTCGTGTTGGTCTCTCTTAGCACACAAACTTTTGAGGCATTAGTGGGAATTACGGTTGATTTTCCACCTTCCCAAGTAATTCCACCTTCTGTGGGGAGCCAGCCTTAATCACGCCTTAGCCCTAAAGTGGGACGTGTGCTTGGTGCAAGCGTT
The Falco naumanni isolate bFalNau1 chromosome 9, bFalNau1.pat, whole genome shotgun sequence DNA segment above includes these coding regions:
- the TEX36 gene encoding testis-expressed protein 36; amino-acid sequence: MAGLMSQPGLMSRWGVPLALPQFVSRTSGSSRPGALQSRAMPRGRGHRPSQQHAGAWFSHSGVWQSQPESPTSSALKQVQDSEAAQGTEDRLPLAYRAQEQRAVNKNFPFSSHDNRHCLQNVGEYFDLGMGRRKVEPERQQQNSQNFFLWAHDSVPSSEDGLTIYQTSFVKDQNTKSPFCRRYPKHHSEKCGTHKPLPENEKNLQPNKSS